One window of the Halobacillus litoralis genome contains the following:
- the murQ gene encoding N-acetylmuramic acid 6-phosphate etherase, whose protein sequence is MTDSLAYLTTEQRNDRTKKMDQMTTAEILAVMNEEDYKVAEAVKRVLPSVTVAVKQITKALKDGGRLFYVGAGTSGRIGILDASECPPTFMADPDMVQAVMAGGGEAFTKARENSEDDEKQGELDLQQKKVTPEDVIVGITASGRTPYPIGALKYGRRKGAYTISLSCNHKSEISSFAECPIEVIVGPEVLTGSTRLKSATAHKMVLNMMSTTAMVQLGKVYENLMVDVHASNYKLRERAKSILMECTDASYEEAEQALQEADLQVKPAIVMLKRNVSYEKAAELLEKSDGQLRMAIELQS, encoded by the coding sequence ATGACTGATTCATTGGCATATTTAACGACAGAACAAAGGAACGATCGTACGAAAAAGATGGACCAAATGACGACGGCAGAAATCCTGGCTGTCATGAACGAAGAGGATTACAAGGTGGCGGAAGCTGTCAAACGAGTACTGCCATCTGTGACAGTGGCCGTTAAGCAAATTACCAAAGCACTGAAAGATGGCGGCCGATTATTTTATGTAGGTGCAGGAACTAGTGGCCGGATCGGTATTCTCGATGCCTCCGAATGTCCGCCGACGTTCATGGCAGATCCGGATATGGTTCAGGCAGTGATGGCCGGTGGAGGAGAGGCATTCACAAAAGCCAGGGAAAATTCCGAAGATGACGAAAAACAAGGTGAATTGGATCTGCAGCAAAAAAAGGTTACACCTGAAGATGTGATTGTCGGAATTACAGCAAGCGGTCGTACCCCTTATCCAATCGGGGCTTTGAAATATGGTCGTCGGAAAGGGGCCTACACTATTTCCCTTTCATGTAACCATAAATCTGAAATCAGTTCTTTCGCTGAGTGTCCGATCGAAGTCATTGTCGGACCGGAAGTGCTGACAGGATCGACACGGTTGAAGTCAGCGACTGCTCACAAGATGGTCTTGAACATGATGAGTACGACAGCGATGGTCCAGCTTGGAAAGGTATATGAGAATTTGATGGTCGATGTTCATGCTAGCAACTATAAATTACGCGAGCGGGCAAAAAGCATCCTCATGGAATGCACGGACGCAAGTTATGAAGAAGCTGAACAAGCGCTGCAGGAAGCGGATTTGCAGGTTAAGCCTGCGATTGTGATGTTAAAGCGTAATGTATCTTATGAGAAAGCAGCAGAGCTTTTGGAAAAAAGTGATGGCCAGCTTCGTATGGCAATAGAATTACAATCTTGA
- a CDS encoding ABC transporter substrate-binding protein — protein MLSMWRKTSAWLMLGILFTFVLLAGCAPGAGTDETDSEGTEDETTSDENSDSGESGEISGELEIQYFVGGYGDSWWKEVIGDFQEKYPDVTITEHAGPNINEEMRSRWVSDDPPDVVYIDGAGSSETQMVEDGQLMNLTEWMDGVELEDGSALSESFIVDPATYDGEIYSLPLVFDTWGTWYDNAWFEENDWEVPTDFPSFMDTMSQIKEDEGIEPFVTTGQYPYYFLRGALYPAFGAAGGDELLNDVITGAEGAWTSEPVLNVMKKVEKMQQEGMIDSGFGALNHTQSQMNFLLHDNAFIPVGFWLPNEMANDTPEDFEYGFIPSPMQDEGEPYAIVPDLRPLAIAEQAENPEAAKAFVEFVFTKEYAKSFSEHTGAIMNLQGVDLSSSEDVPPFLIEANDMINDPEQVQIHQKPHPMSSELETPISNSLVSLMLGNITAEEFVEEAEQAAAEYRNSKE, from the coding sequence ATGTTGAGCATGTGGCGGAAAACATCTGCTTGGTTGATGTTGGGGATCCTGTTCACATTCGTTTTGTTAGCAGGTTGTGCTCCGGGAGCGGGTACGGATGAAACGGATAGTGAAGGAACAGAGGACGAGACGACTTCGGATGAAAATTCAGATTCAGGAGAATCAGGTGAAATCTCAGGGGAACTGGAAATCCAGTACTTTGTCGGAGGGTATGGAGACTCCTGGTGGAAAGAAGTCATTGGTGATTTTCAGGAAAAATATCCGGACGTGACGATTACCGAACATGCAGGTCCTAATATTAATGAGGAAATGCGGTCCCGCTGGGTATCCGATGACCCACCAGATGTCGTTTACATCGATGGTGCAGGGTCCAGTGAAACGCAAATGGTGGAAGACGGTCAGTTGATGAATTTGACTGAATGGATGGATGGTGTCGAGCTTGAAGATGGTTCTGCTTTAAGTGAAAGCTTCATTGTCGACCCGGCGACATACGATGGGGAGATTTACAGTCTGCCATTGGTATTCGATACATGGGGAACTTGGTATGACAACGCATGGTTCGAGGAAAATGATTGGGAAGTTCCGACCGATTTTCCAAGCTTTATGGATACTATGAGTCAAATCAAAGAAGATGAAGGTATTGAACCTTTCGTAACGACAGGTCAATACCCATACTACTTCTTACGCGGTGCACTCTATCCAGCATTCGGTGCTGCAGGTGGCGACGAATTATTGAATGATGTCATCACAGGCGCTGAAGGAGCCTGGACGAGTGAGCCTGTCCTTAATGTTATGAAAAAAGTCGAGAAGATGCAGCAGGAAGGGATGATTGATTCTGGTTTCGGTGCATTGAACCATACACAATCTCAAATGAACTTCCTACTCCATGATAATGCATTTATTCCAGTCGGATTCTGGCTCCCGAATGAAATGGCGAATGATACGCCTGAAGATTTCGAATATGGTTTCATCCCTTCCCCAATGCAGGATGAAGGCGAACCATATGCTATTGTTCCAGACCTTCGCCCACTAGCGATTGCAGAACAAGCGGAGAACCCGGAAGCGGCGAAAGCCTTTGTTGAATTCGTCTTTACAAAAGAATATGCGAAAAGCTTTTCTGAACATACCGGTGCGATCATGAATTTACAAGGTGTCGACTTGTCTTCAAGTGAGGACGTACCTCCATTCTTGATTGAAGCAAACGACATGATCAATGATCCAGAGCAGGTGCAGATTCACCAGAAACCTCACCCGATGAGTTCAGAATTAGAAACTCCAATCAGCAACTCACTCGTTTCTCTGATGCTTGGAAATATTACAGCAGAAGAATTCGTTGAAGAAGCTGAACAAGCAGCGGCTGAATACCGCAATAGCAAGGAGTAA
- a CDS encoding carbohydrate ABC transporter permease gives MVQSSRQRNLFLAFCLVPTFILFAVFTLYPLFNGLYYSFFKWSGASSLAEFVGLENYRRLFSDGIIPRTILHDYFLVVTKVIGIMILSTFFAVALTQMKIKEAPFYRIVFFFPNIMSVVVIGILWMFIYNPSLGLVNSGLELIGLENWTRPWLGSEKWALPSLVLPSVWAGIGLFMLMLMGGISNISKSYYEAAEIDGATEWQQFWKVTLPLIWPQIKISILYIIITTLNGSFIIVQVMTKGGPNNSTHVMGSYLYEQAFVKYNFGYGATIGVMILILSLITVLIMQFLMRREKVEY, from the coding sequence ATGGTCCAGTCGAGTCGGCAAAGAAATTTATTTTTAGCTTTTTGTCTCGTCCCGACGTTTATATTATTTGCAGTATTCACACTGTACCCATTATTCAACGGGCTTTATTATTCTTTCTTCAAATGGTCGGGGGCGTCATCCCTGGCAGAGTTCGTCGGGTTAGAGAATTACCGTCGTCTGTTCAGTGACGGCATTATCCCCAGAACTATCCTCCACGACTATTTCCTTGTAGTGACAAAAGTCATCGGCATCATGATCTTATCTACATTTTTCGCGGTGGCTTTGACACAAATGAAGATCAAAGAAGCTCCATTCTATCGGATCGTCTTCTTTTTCCCGAATATCATGTCGGTCGTCGTCATCGGTATTCTATGGATGTTCATCTATAACCCGAGTCTTGGTCTGGTCAATTCTGGTTTGGAACTGATTGGGCTTGAGAATTGGACACGACCATGGCTCGGAAGTGAGAAATGGGCGCTGCCAAGTCTTGTTTTACCATCAGTCTGGGCAGGAATCGGTTTATTCATGCTCATGTTGATGGGCGGGATATCGAATATATCGAAGAGTTATTATGAAGCGGCTGAAATCGATGGGGCGACAGAGTGGCAGCAGTTTTGGAAAGTGACACTGCCACTCATATGGCCGCAAATCAAAATATCGATTCTGTACATTATCATTACGACTTTGAACGGGTCTTTCATCATCGTCCAGGTTATGACAAAAGGTGGACCGAATAATTCGACACACGTGATGGGGTCGTATTTATATGAGCAGGCGTTCGTAAAATACAACTTCGGTTATGGCGCAACAATCGGTGTCATGATATTGATTTTATCGTTGATCACGGTATTGATCATGCAATTCTTAATGAGAAGAGAGAAAGTGGAGTATTAA
- a CDS encoding carbohydrate ABC transporter permease codes for MQKGSFFSRSIVRIPLIIWSLAVLYPIFWMILGSFKSNAEIYANPWGLPDSFSLSNFVDAWSNYNIDTSVFNSFIVTGLGATLTLAMAIPTSYALERMRFRGNRFLFTLYISAMMIPMVLGWIPLFFLLMQLNLLDNIFGLSIVYAVSQLPFSIFVLTSFMATIPKSLEEAAAIDGMTPYGILWKIITPLSTTGIITVTIMNMIQFWNEYFMALIFLQSEENYTLALAIDYISNETQYTNSWGTLFASLVIAIIPVIILYAIFQRRIVKGMTEGAIKG; via the coding sequence GTGCAAAAAGGCAGTTTTTTCTCACGTTCAATCGTGCGTATTCCGTTGATTATTTGGTCACTGGCTGTTTTGTATCCGATTTTTTGGATGATTCTTGGTTCATTCAAGTCTAACGCGGAAATCTATGCGAACCCATGGGGACTCCCGGATTCGTTCAGCTTGTCCAATTTCGTCGATGCATGGAGCAACTACAATATTGATACGAGTGTTTTCAACAGTTTCATCGTGACAGGCCTCGGGGCGACGTTGACGCTGGCGATGGCTATTCCGACGTCTTATGCATTGGAGCGCATGAGGTTCCGGGGCAATCGCTTCTTGTTTACGTTGTATATTTCTGCGATGATGATTCCGATGGTTCTTGGTTGGATTCCGTTGTTCTTTTTACTTATGCAATTGAATTTATTAGACAACATTTTTGGACTCAGTATCGTATATGCCGTCAGCCAGCTGCCTTTCAGTATATTCGTACTGACGAGTTTCATGGCAACGATTCCAAAGTCTTTGGAAGAAGCGGCTGCAATTGATGGGATGACCCCTTACGGCATTTTGTGGAAAATCATCACCCCACTATCGACCACGGGTATTATCACCGTTACCATCATGAACATGATTCAATTTTGGAATGAATATTTCATGGCCTTGATTTTTTTACAATCCGAAGAAAATTACACGCTTGCTCTGGCGATCGATTATATCAGTAATGAAACCCAGTACACCAATTCATGGGGAACGTTATTCGCAAGTCTTGTCATCGCCATCATTCCGGTCATCATTTTGTACGCTATTTTCCAACGCCGGATTGTGAAAGGGATGACAGAAGGAGCTATTAAAGGATAA
- a CDS encoding MurR/RpiR family transcriptional regulator, translating to MKNSLTGGLVMLNEMKDKLPPSEKKIAGFILDQPHEAIHCTATQLGELSSTSSAAVIRLCKSLGLKGLQELKLRISGDLQKKPEARFRDIQPGEASDSIVEKMTNNSLQAIKETTELVDYRTLSKAVEVLKQAEKIHFFGVGASGIIAQDAQQKFLRMNKATSAFTDLHNAAMNIANVEENDVVFGISFSGETFETAKIMEIAKRKGAKTISLTRYGQSSVTAYADIPLYISASREIPAPFRSGATSSRLAQLHMIDILFVNLVTEQWDDASDYFHEITDVMDVLKGKNSRTKSAKS from the coding sequence ATGAAGAATTCACTGACTGGTGGACTTGTCATGCTGAATGAAATGAAAGACAAGCTGCCGCCATCTGAAAAAAAGATTGCTGGATTTATTTTGGATCAGCCTCATGAAGCGATTCACTGTACAGCCACTCAGTTGGGGGAATTGAGCTCAACGAGTAGTGCCGCGGTGATTCGCTTGTGTAAATCACTTGGTTTAAAAGGGCTGCAGGAATTGAAGCTGCGCATTTCAGGTGATTTGCAAAAGAAACCGGAAGCGCGGTTCCGTGACATACAACCAGGAGAAGCTTCTGACTCAATTGTTGAAAAAATGACGAATAACAGTTTGCAGGCGATTAAGGAAACGACGGAGCTTGTGGATTACCGAACACTGTCGAAAGCGGTTGAAGTGTTGAAACAGGCAGAGAAAATCCACTTTTTCGGGGTGGGAGCATCAGGGATCATCGCTCAAGATGCCCAGCAGAAATTTCTCCGTATGAATAAAGCGACATCCGCGTTTACGGATTTGCATAACGCCGCCATGAACATTGCAAATGTGGAAGAAAATGATGTCGTATTCGGCATTTCTTTTTCAGGCGAAACATTTGAGACAGCGAAGATTATGGAAATCGCTAAACGTAAAGGGGCGAAAACGATCAGCTTGACTCGTTATGGCCAATCATCGGTCACCGCCTATGCGGACATCCCATTATATATTTCCGCCTCCCGCGAAATTCCTGCGCCATTCAGAAGCGGGGCGACATCCTCAAGATTGGCGCAGCTACATATGATTGATATCCTTTTTGTCAATCTGGTTACAGAACAATGGGATGATGCTTCCGACTATTTTCATGAAATTACCGATGTCATGGATGTCTTAAAGGGGAAAAATTCACGTACGAAGTCTGCGAAATCATAG
- a CDS encoding FAD-binding oxidoreductase: protein MEQWLKELLEFLPEKRVLTSLADRHSYSFDASFGEYLPDAVVQVKEKREVASVLKIANRFQVPVYPRGSGTCLSGGPLPVHGGIVLDMSQWPADINLRPRDLTVTVAPSVLTGNINKAAEEHGLMYAPDPSSAHVATIGGNLAENSGGPRGLKYGVTKDHVLGLEIVTPEGEIIQTGGQTIKNVTGIDLTKLIVGSEGTLGVIVEATLKLMPKPPAVQTMMVAFDGVRKAGEAISQTLTSGILPAKMEFMDQACIVAVENFQPVGLPVDAAAVIIIELDGHPETLRIERKLIEEIMQEVGAEEVIIPKSDEEAARLWHARKQVSPAIAKIKPTKVSEDATVPRSKIPDFMDRLQDIKEKYNVEVVAFGHAGDGNLHPNVLCDKRDVEEMKRVELAVEEMFQAALDLGGTLSGEHGIGTMKAPFMELELGEIGLEMMKRIKDSWDPNGIMNPGKIFPEKGQKLVLHK from the coding sequence ATGGAACAATGGTTAAAGGAACTGTTGGAATTTTTACCAGAAAAAAGGGTGCTCACCTCACTTGCCGACCGACACAGTTACAGCTTTGATGCTTCCTTTGGCGAATATTTACCGGATGCCGTCGTCCAGGTGAAAGAAAAGCGGGAAGTGGCATCCGTATTGAAAATAGCGAATCGATTTCAAGTGCCTGTTTATCCACGCGGATCTGGTACATGTTTAAGTGGTGGGCCACTGCCTGTCCATGGCGGAATCGTACTGGATATGTCTCAGTGGCCTGCTGACATCAACCTCAGGCCACGCGATCTTACGGTAACGGTAGCACCTAGTGTGTTGACAGGTAATATCAACAAGGCTGCCGAAGAGCACGGCTTGATGTATGCTCCAGACCCAAGCAGTGCCCATGTAGCCACGATTGGCGGAAACCTTGCTGAGAATTCCGGAGGTCCACGGGGATTGAAGTATGGGGTGACGAAAGACCACGTCCTCGGCCTTGAGATTGTCACACCTGAAGGCGAAATCATCCAGACTGGTGGTCAGACGATAAAAAATGTCACGGGGATAGACTTGACGAAGCTGATCGTCGGGTCTGAAGGGACGCTGGGAGTGATCGTTGAAGCGACACTGAAATTGATGCCGAAACCACCAGCTGTCCAAACGATGATGGTCGCCTTTGATGGTGTACGAAAGGCTGGAGAAGCGATTTCCCAGACCCTTACATCAGGGATACTTCCTGCGAAAATGGAGTTCATGGACCAGGCTTGTATTGTTGCTGTTGAGAACTTCCAGCCAGTAGGTTTACCTGTCGATGCTGCTGCTGTCATAATTATCGAGCTTGACGGGCACCCGGAAACATTGCGGATTGAACGTAAATTGATAGAAGAAATCATGCAAGAGGTCGGTGCTGAAGAAGTAATCATTCCTAAAAGTGATGAGGAGGCTGCCCGTTTATGGCATGCCAGAAAACAAGTATCACCAGCCATTGCAAAAATCAAGCCGACGAAAGTTTCCGAAGATGCCACTGTTCCCCGCAGCAAAATCCCGGACTTTATGGACCGCCTTCAAGACATTAAGGAGAAATACAATGTCGAGGTCGTCGCATTCGGCCATGCCGGGGACGGTAATTTACACCCGAATGTACTCTGTGACAAACGTGATGTTGAAGAAATGAAGCGGGTAGAACTTGCTGTTGAAGAGATGTTCCAGGCGGCACTCGATTTAGGTGGAACGCTATCAGGAGAACATGGCATCGGGACTATGAAAGCACCATTCATGGAACTTGAACTTGGTGAAATCGGCCTCGAGATGATGAAGCGGATCAAAGATAGCTGGGACCCTAATGGAATTATGAATCCAGGTAAAATTTTTCCGGAAAAAGGGCAGAAGTTGGTGCTTCATAAATGA
- a CDS encoding (Fe-S)-binding protein — translation MSGLLKEKLNYDKTFDCVQCGYCLPACPTYETMEKETHSPRGRINLVKMVAEGKATVEDLKEPIEKCLGCMACTTVCPTNVQYGAIFEGAKEVIDEEEAKSKPKPRKLMEDFFFQSFFPSSKWMKSLGNATWIYQNSGLQKVSRRFGLTKRAPLHIHEFEAALPSMPSPKKRKDRASRYVRKRPAAAKVGFFTGCIMDSVFFESNQNTMELLLRSGAEVVFPEEQTCCGALHAHSGKIDTSIELAKQNIVAFEEESFDYIVNNAGGCGARMIEYDALFESGTEWHERALHFVSKVKDISEVLVEMDGLVFEKELQRTVTYQPSCHLRNVQKVENEPLELIRQIPGLTLKELDRPEFCCGSAGVYNIVNYEDAMDILDVKMKDVCGKNPAGVVTSNPGCLLQMKLGIEREGLSREIDSVHLVDLLMEAEPRPK, via the coding sequence ATGAGTGGACTTCTGAAGGAAAAGTTGAATTATGATAAGACGTTCGATTGCGTCCAATGCGGTTATTGTCTGCCAGCCTGTCCGACTTATGAAACGATGGAAAAAGAAACCCACTCCCCGCGCGGCCGCATCAATCTTGTGAAAATGGTCGCAGAAGGGAAAGCGACCGTGGAAGATTTGAAAGAACCGATTGAGAAATGCCTCGGCTGTATGGCTTGTACAACAGTGTGTCCGACTAATGTACAATATGGAGCGATTTTTGAGGGAGCGAAAGAGGTCATTGATGAAGAAGAAGCGAAATCGAAACCGAAACCGCGCAAATTAATGGAGGACTTTTTCTTTCAATCATTCTTCCCATCATCCAAATGGATGAAGTCTCTGGGGAATGCAACATGGATCTATCAAAATTCCGGTTTGCAAAAAGTGTCCCGGCGTTTTGGTCTGACCAAGCGCGCTCCACTCCACATCCATGAATTTGAAGCTGCTCTGCCGTCGATGCCTTCACCGAAAAAACGTAAGGACCGAGCCTCGCGTTATGTAAGAAAACGTCCTGCGGCAGCGAAAGTAGGCTTTTTCACAGGCTGTATCATGGATAGCGTCTTCTTTGAGTCGAATCAAAATACAATGGAATTACTGCTGAGGAGCGGAGCAGAAGTCGTTTTTCCTGAGGAGCAAACTTGTTGTGGCGCTCTGCATGCCCATTCAGGAAAAATCGATACTTCCATAGAACTTGCGAAGCAGAATATTGTAGCGTTCGAAGAAGAAAGTTTCGATTATATCGTCAATAATGCCGGGGGATGCGGGGCGCGTATGATTGAATATGATGCCCTTTTTGAAAGCGGGACGGAATGGCATGAGCGTGCATTGCACTTCGTATCCAAAGTGAAAGACATTTCGGAGGTATTGGTGGAAATGGATGGTCTCGTCTTTGAAAAAGAGTTGCAGCGGACTGTCACTTATCAGCCTTCCTGTCACTTGAGAAATGTCCAGAAAGTAGAGAATGAACCCCTCGAGTTGATCCGTCAAATTCCCGGACTGACTTTAAAGGAACTTGACCGGCCTGAATTCTGCTGTGGATCTGCTGGTGTCTATAACATCGTCAACTATGAAGATGCGATGGATATTTTAGACGTGAAAATGAAGGACGTTTGTGGAAAGAACCCAGCTGGCGTAGTGACCTCAAACCCTGGATGCTTATTGCAGATGAAGCTGGGGATTGAGCGTGAAGGCTTGAGTAGGGAAATAGATTCGGTCCACCTTGTCGATTTGCTGATGGAAGCAGAACCTAGACCGAAATAA
- a CDS encoding response regulator transcription factor — MSKPNILVIEDEKKIARVLELELTYEGYQVAKAHDGLDGMQLFREQKWDLVLLDVMLPGLSGTDVLRRIRSGDEQTPVIMLTAKDAVEDKVTGLDLGANDYVTKPFEFEELLARIRVALRTNPEQKEGMKVANLHVNTGTHEVHRGDDSIELTAKEFSLLVYLLKNKRQVLNRDQLLDGVWGYDYYGDTNIVDVYVRYLRNKIDKHYEPKLIHTVRGVGYVLKDPQ; from the coding sequence TTGAGCAAACCGAACATTCTTGTCATAGAAGACGAAAAGAAAATCGCACGTGTATTAGAACTTGAGCTCACGTATGAGGGGTATCAGGTTGCAAAAGCGCATGACGGACTGGATGGCATGCAGCTTTTCAGGGAACAAAAGTGGGATCTGGTTTTGCTTGATGTCATGCTGCCTGGTTTGAGTGGAACAGATGTATTGCGCAGAATCCGATCAGGAGATGAGCAAACACCAGTAATTATGCTGACGGCAAAAGATGCGGTTGAGGATAAGGTGACAGGTCTCGACCTTGGGGCGAATGATTATGTGACAAAGCCGTTCGAGTTTGAGGAATTACTGGCTAGAATCCGTGTTGCTTTACGGACAAATCCTGAGCAGAAAGAAGGCATGAAGGTGGCCAATCTTCATGTGAATACGGGAACTCATGAAGTCCATCGCGGAGATGACTCTATTGAGCTGACCGCCAAAGAGTTTTCATTACTTGTATATTTGCTGAAAAATAAGCGGCAGGTGCTGAATCGCGATCAACTTCTAGATGGGGTTTGGGGCTATGATTACTATGGTGACACGAACATTGTGGATGTGTATGTCAGGTATTTACGGAATAAAATCGATAAGCACTATGAGCCGAAGCTGATTCATACAGTGAGAGGCGTCGGCTATGTGCTGAAGGATCCGCAATGA
- a CDS encoding sensor histidine kinase, producing MKLSNKIHVYTTALFIVLLLLVSGAVYFSFSHIIYESDLEQTREEAERIVSGVTENQTTVPSSELLRAYVPANGMIRIVRQNGQAESIAEGNQQYLLEQAYDFHPQEQAEIESYEGTPHSFVSIPIIWSEGEVAALQLTQSLETSAENLDILRLVLVIVTVLAILPLFISARLLSNLITKPIASLIDTMQQIRGSGRFKRIDTQGKSKDELHQMANAFNDMIDQLEENYHKQEQFVSNASHELKTPLTVIESYSSLLKRRGKQDEELFQESVDAIHSEAKRMRDLTQQLLLLAKQEEHWNVTIVSKQLLPLLHSTVSSFEKAYHRDVITKAAVDVTIDTDEQKLKQLIYIFMDNARKYSEDQIEVSLVSTAEKAEIQIVDHGIGMEAEELEKVFDRFYQVEESRTDGYGLGLSMAKELAKAIGAEISLKSQIGQGTVVTISLPITQ from the coding sequence ATGAAACTGAGTAATAAAATTCATGTGTACACGACAGCGCTATTCATAGTTCTCCTCCTTTTAGTCAGTGGAGCGGTCTATTTTTCATTTAGTCATATCATTTATGAGAGTGATCTAGAGCAAACCCGGGAGGAAGCGGAGCGCATCGTCTCAGGGGTGACTGAAAATCAAACGACGGTTCCTTCTTCTGAGCTGTTGCGTGCTTACGTACCGGCGAATGGAATGATTCGGATTGTCCGGCAAAATGGACAAGCTGAAAGTATTGCAGAAGGAAATCAACAATATCTGCTGGAGCAGGCTTACGATTTTCACCCACAAGAACAAGCGGAAATAGAAAGCTATGAGGGGACTCCCCATAGTTTCGTTTCTATCCCGATCATTTGGTCGGAAGGTGAAGTGGCCGCTTTGCAGTTGACACAAAGTTTAGAAACGTCAGCGGAGAATCTCGATATTCTGCGGCTGGTTCTGGTCATAGTTACGGTTTTGGCGATTCTTCCCCTCTTCATTTCTGCCCGCCTTCTCAGCAATTTGATCACAAAGCCGATTGCTTCATTAATCGATACGATGCAGCAAATCCGGGGGAGTGGAAGGTTTAAACGTATTGACACGCAAGGGAAGTCAAAGGATGAGTTGCACCAAATGGCGAATGCGTTCAATGATATGATTGATCAGTTAGAAGAGAATTATCATAAACAGGAACAATTCGTTTCAAATGCTTCCCATGAGTTGAAAACCCCGTTGACTGTCATCGAATCTTATTCCAGTCTTTTGAAACGACGCGGAAAACAGGATGAAGAGCTTTTTCAGGAATCAGTTGATGCGATTCACTCAGAAGCAAAGCGGATGCGTGATTTGACGCAACAGTTGCTTTTATTAGCTAAACAGGAAGAACATTGGAACGTGACCATAGTATCGAAACAGTTGCTTCCATTATTACACTCGACGGTTTCATCCTTTGAAAAAGCTTACCACCGGGATGTAATTACAAAGGCAGCAGTGGATGTAACCATCGACACAGATGAGCAAAAACTGAAGCAGCTTATTTATATTTTTATGGATAATGCGCGAAAATACAGCGAGGATCAAATTGAAGTCAGCCTCGTATCCACTGCAGAGAAGGCTGAGATTCAGATTGTAGATCATGGAATCGGGATGGAAGCTGAGGAGTTAGAAAAAGTTTTTGACCGTTTCTATCAAGTGGAAGAGTCAAGAACTGATGGATATGGGCTCGGTTTATCGATGGCGAAAGAACTGGCTAAAGCGATAGGCGCAGAAATAAGCTTGAAAAGTCAAATAGGCCAAGGGACGGTTGTGACCATCTCCTTGCCGATTACTCAGTGA
- a CDS encoding PepSY domain-containing protein, translating to MSKSLKLIISTVGLFVLVIIGWQIVDETLNAQPLSKEQAMDKIQGQYHGTITDFVSMDDHYLATIELEKGLYEIAVLKDNGQIADMKRIEEGAEEDDNSPEPPRDEKTDSEKPITEEQARESALKEVDGTVDDVDFETEDEVSFYLVEVEKEDESEATIQVHAITGEIMTVSWDD from the coding sequence ATGTCGAAGTCTCTTAAATTAATCATTTCAACTGTTGGACTCTTCGTTTTGGTTATCATCGGTTGGCAGATCGTCGACGAAACATTGAATGCCCAACCGCTAAGCAAAGAGCAGGCAATGGACAAAATACAAGGGCAATACCATGGCACGATTACAGACTTCGTATCGATGGATGACCATTATTTGGCGACCATCGAACTTGAAAAAGGATTGTATGAAATTGCTGTTTTGAAAGACAACGGCCAAATAGCGGATATGAAGCGAATTGAAGAGGGGGCTGAGGAAGACGACAACTCCCCAGAACCGCCCCGGGATGAGAAGACGGATTCTGAAAAACCGATAACAGAAGAACAAGCACGTGAATCAGCATTGAAGGAAGTTGATGGTACAGTGGATGATGTTGATTTTGAAACAGAGGACGAGGTCTCTTTCTATCTCGTCGAAGTAGAAAAAGAAGACGAAAGTGAAGCAACGATACAAGTTCATGCCATCACCGGCGAAATCATGACTGTTAGTTGGGATGATTGA
- a CDS encoding PepSY domain-containing protein, translating to MMKKKLMIAGITGVVTLGGAFGVSAVAGDNQWKSEEVKVSQKEAESIATDEVKKLTINKVEKDNDDNQYYYEIDGKTEDGKEVEVDVDAITGEVIKVDRDEEEKSDDDSDQQAAENLKVPKEEAEKIAKEKSAGEIVEVEVDDGNYEIELKDDTHEYDVTVNGQTGEVIESEKEKE from the coding sequence ATGATGAAGAAAAAATTGATGATCGCAGGGATTACAGGAGTTGTCACATTAGGAGGAGCTTTTGGCGTGAGTGCCGTAGCAGGTGATAATCAATGGAAGTCTGAAGAAGTGAAAGTCTCCCAAAAGGAAGCGGAATCGATTGCGACAGATGAAGTGAAAAAACTTACGATTAATAAAGTCGAAAAAGATAACGACGATAATCAATACTATTATGAAATCGATGGAAAAACAGAGGATGGAAAAGAAGTCGAAGTTGACGTTGATGCAATTACGGGGGAAGTAATCAAAGTCGACCGTGATGAAGAGGAAAAGTCTGATGATGATTCAGATCAACAAGCTGCCGAAAATCTGAAAGTGCCAAAAGAAGAAGCAGAGAAAATCGCTAAGGAAAAATCAGCTGGAGAGATTGTAGAAGTGGAAGTCGACGATGGGAATTATGAAATTGAATTGAAAGACGATACGCATGAATATGATGTAACTGTGAACGGTCAAACAGGTGAAGTCATTGAGTCTGAAAAAGAAAAAGAATAA